The following nucleotide sequence is from Pararhodobacter zhoushanensis.
CGGCACCTCGGTTGCCGGGGCGGCGCTGGCGGATGACGCCGAAAGGGCGCGGATGCTTGACATCCTGCGCCGCGCCGCGCGCAGCCTGCGCGGGCCGGACAGGTCCGCCCCGCTTTAAGCCGCACTCAGATCCGCATCCGTGGCACATCTGTCGGATCGAGCTTGAGCTCGATCAGCAGCGGTCGGTCACGGTTCGGGATCGCGGCGAGCGCTGCCGCGAGTGTCTCCTCCGAGTCGACACGCAGCCCCTGTCCCCCCAGCGCCGTCGCCACCGCCGCGAAAGAGGGCCATTCGAATTCTGTCAGTGCCGGGTCCATGTTGCGGTCGATGAACTGGATATGCTCGGCCCCATAGGCGCTGTCGTTGGCGACGATGACGATCAGATCCTGCTTGAGCCGCACCGCCGTGTTGAACTCGTTGATCCCGCCCATCATGAACCCGCCGTCGCCGGTAAACAGCACCACCGGACGTGAACGGTCGGCCAGTCCTGCGCCGATGGCTTCCTGCAACCCCAGCCCGATCGAGCCGAAATTCGCCGTGACCAGAAAGCTGCGCGGATCGGGGGCTGAGATCCGGCACCAGACTTCGGTCATGAAGCGCCCGCCGTCGGTGGTCAGGATACGCTGTTTGGGTAGCGCCGCTTCCAGTTGCTCCAGCGCGGCGATGTAATTGGCAAAGCCCGGTTTGGTGCTGCTGCGGGGCGGGGTGTGGGCCGTCAGCGTCGCGCGGTCCAGCTCGCGCGTGAAGCCCGACGGCGGGATCTCGGCCTCGTCCAGCCAGTACAGGATATTGTCGGCTGTCAGCGCGGCATCGGCGACCAGCGCGACATCGGGGTGGAAGTTCTTGGCAACTTCGGTCAGCGAGTCGTTGACCTGCACCACGCGCTTGCCCTTGAGCAGCTTGCCCCTGTCGGTGGTGAAATGGTGCAGCGAGGTGCCGAAGCACACGATGCAATCGGCCTTGGCGATCAGGTCATAGGCGGCGGGGGTCGAGAGCGTGCCGAAGATGTCCATAGTATAAGGATGATCGTTGAACAGGCCCTTGGCCTTGAGCGACGTGGCCAGCGGGGCCTCAAGCCGGTCCGCGAGCCGGATCAGCGCCTCCCGCGCGTCGACCGCGCCGCCACCGGCCAGAATCACCGGGCGGCGGGCCGAGGCGATCATCCCCACGGCCTCGTCCAGATCATCGCCCGCCGGGACCATCGCGGGGGCGGTAAAGGTCGGGAAGACGGTCTTGGTGTGCTCGACCTCTTGCCACATGAAATCGGCGGGCATGTTCACCACGATGGGCCGCTTCTCTACCCGCGCGCGGTAGAAGGCGTGCGCGACGTCATACGCGGCGGTCTGCGGCGCGCGGACCTGCTCGAATCCGGCGCCGGTGACCTTGACCACTTCACGCTGGTCGATGCTTTGCAGGTTCTGCGGGTTCATCACGGCGGTATCGCCCGCCAGAAGCACCATCGGAATATGTCCGCGCGCGCCTTCGGTCAGGGCCGTGACGCAATTGGTCAGCGCCGGGCCATGGGTGACCGTGGCCACGCCAACCGAGCCGGAAACATGGCTGTAGGCCAGCGCCATCAGGACACTGCTGCCCTCATAGGCGGCGGGCACAAAGGTGCCGCCCCCGTCGCGGACGAAAGCGTCGACCATGAACAGATTGGCATCGCCCATCAGTCCGAACATAGTGTCGACACCATGGTCCAAAACGGAGCGGGCGATGGATTGATAGCAAAGGGTCTTTGCCTCGGGCATGGAGGGTCCTTGAAGCAAGGGCAGACGAGCGGGTTCGGCCGCGCCGATCACAGGCAAAGGA
It contains:
- a CDS encoding thiamine pyrophosphate-binding protein, with translation MPEAKTLCYQSIARSVLDHGVDTMFGLMGDANLFMVDAFVRDGGGTFVPAAYEGSSVLMALAYSHVSGSVGVATVTHGPALTNCVTALTEGARGHIPMVLLAGDTAVMNPQNLQSIDQREVVKVTGAGFEQVRAPQTAAYDVAHAFYRARVEKRPIVVNMPADFMWQEVEHTKTVFPTFTAPAMVPAGDDLDEAVGMIASARRPVILAGGGAVDAREALIRLADRLEAPLATSLKAKGLFNDHPYTMDIFGTLSTPAAYDLIAKADCIVCFGTSLHHFTTDRGKLLKGKRVVQVNDSLTEVAKNFHPDVALVADAALTADNILYWLDEAEIPPSGFTRELDRATLTAHTPPRSSTKPGFANYIAALEQLEAALPKQRILTTDGGRFMTEVWCRISAPDPRSFLVTANFGSIGLGLQEAIGAGLADRSRPVVLFTGDGGFMMGGINEFNTAVRLKQDLIVIVANDSAYGAEHIQFIDRNMDPALTEFEWPSFAAVATALGGQGLRVDSEETLAAALAAIPNRDRPLLIELKLDPTDVPRMRI